TGCCGGAGCTCTTCGAGGAACATCATGCCGCCGAGGCCGCCGAAGATCTTCACGTCCTTCGAGGCGGCACGGATCTGCGTGATCTTCATCGGCGCCGGCTCGTCTTCGAGCTTGAGGAACGCCAGGCGGGGCGAGGCGCCCAGCCTGGCGATCAGCTCAACGCTCATGGTGATGCCGCCCACCGACGGCGGGAAGTCCTGGACGACCACGGGGATGTCCACGGCGTCAGCCACGGCAAGGTAGTGGCGCTCGAGCGCGGCGTCGTTGGTGCGGGCCAGCTTCGGCGGCGCCACCATCACCGCCTTGGCGCCCAGTTCCTGCGCGCGGCGGCTGTAGGCGATGCAGCCGTCGGTGCCGGCGTGGGTCGTGCCGACGCAGATCGGGAAGCCGGCGCCGGCCGTCTCGATCACGATCGCGGTGACGCGGTCGCGTTCGGCCTCGGTGAGCTTGTCGGCCTCGCCGAGCACGCCGAGGATGGTCATGCCGTTGACGCCGGTGCCGCGCGTGAACTCGGTCAGCCGGCGCAGGCTCGGCTCGTCAAGCGAGCCATCAGGCTGAAACGGCGTGGGCGTGATGTTGTAAATGCCAGTCAGGTAGTCGAACATTCGCCTCGTACTCTACTTCGCGTCGGGGAAACGGGTGACGCGGTTGACGACGGGCGGCTGCGTCCGCAGGTAGGCGTAAATGGCCGCCAGGTCCTCGCGCGTCATCCCGGCGTAGGCGGTGAGCGGCATCACCGTGTTCTGGCGCCGTTCCGTCTCACTCAGCACCGCGTCCGACGGCGTTTCAAACGCCTTGAACTTGTCGATGAACTGCTGCTCGGTCCACGAGCCGATGCCGGTGTCGGCGTCGGGGGTGATGTTGGCCGCCCGCACGCGGTAGCCGGTCTCCAGGAATTCCATGCCGCCGGCGAAGTCCCTGCCCGGCAAGGGCTGCCCGCGATCGTCGATCGGCGTGTGGCAGTCAGCGCACAGCGCCGAGCGTGTCATGTAACGGCCGTACGCCACCTTGTCATCCGGCGAGGGCCGCGGTTGCGGAGCCCCGGGCGAGGGAATGGTCCGGACGATCAGGTTCATCGGGAAGTTCAAACTGCGCGCGGGCACCTGGTTCTCGAGCGCACGCCACGAGCGGATGTAGGCCAACACCGCGTGCATGTCGTCGGCGGCCATCGCCCCGAAGTGCGGGTACGGCATCAGCGGAAAGAGCGCCGTCCCGTCCTTCGAGACGCCGGCCGTCACGGCCCGCTGCAATTCCCCGTCAGTCCACGTTCCGATCGCCGCCGGGGTGATGTTCTTGCCGTACACGGTCCCGGCGCCGCCCAGCGGGAACTCCTGGCCACCGACGCCGATGCGGTCCGGCTTGACCGGGCCCGAGAACTTCGTCCAGTCACGCTCGCTGTGACAGGAGGTACACCCCGTGACATGGTCGCTCAAGTACTTGCCGCGCGCCAGCCGTTCCGGAGTCGGCTCCAGCGTCACCACCGCGGGTGGCGGCACCTTCGGGAACGCGAACATCAGGTAGCCGATCCCCGCCGCCGCCAGCACCACAACCAGAACGACGAGTCCGCCAACGATCTTGAAAATCAGTTTCATCATGATTTAGCGCTGCCCCGCGGTCGTGGCCGGTCGGCGCCTGGCGCGCTCGACCATGGCCGCGACGTCGGCCGCCAGCTTCTTCGCGTCGTAGACGATGCCGTCCTTGATGGTGTACTTGATGCCGCCGACGCGCTCGACCTTCCCGGTCTGGTCGTTCAGCTTCACCGCGCCCGTGGCGTAGAGGACCTTGAAGTTCTCGAGCGGGTTCTGATCCACCAGCACCATGTCGGCCAGCAGGCCCGGCCGGATGATGCCGAAGTCAATCGGCTTCCCCTTCGGTTCCGACAACGTCAGCGCGCCGTTCAGCGTCGCCGACCGGATTACCTCCAGCGGGTGAAACCCGGCCTCCTGCAGCATCTCGAACTCCAGGATGTAGCCGAAGCCGTAGGTCTGATAGATAAAGCCCGAATCCGATCCGGTCGTGACGCGGCCGCCGGCGTTCTTGAAGTCGTTGATGAACGACATCCACACCTGGTAGAAGCGCTTCCACTGGATCTCGTCCTCGGTGGTCCAGTTGAACCAGTAGGCACCGTGCGCGTTGCGGTTGGGCTGATAGAAATCCCACAGCGACGGCATGGTGTACTTCTCCTGCCAGTCGGCGTTGCGCATCCGCATCACGTCGCGGCCGGCCGAGTAGATGGTCATGGTCGGGTCGAGCACGAACTTGCCATCCACCCATTCCTTGATCAGCGCGTTCCACTGTTCGCTGCCGCGCGGGTGAATCTTGTCGTAGAGGCGCGCGACCTGGCCGAAGCGGTGCTGCTCGTCGTTGTAGTTCTGGTTCACCGGGAACGGCTGCACCGTGTAGTCCTTGAGCAGCGCCTCGAACAGGCCGTAGTAGTGGGTCAGCGTGCCAAGGCCGAGGCGCGAGGCATCGCGCGCGTTCATGCGGCTGACGCCCATCTGGTCGAGGTGCGCGGTCGAGCCGAGGTTGAACTTTTTGGCCTCGTCCAGCAGGGCCGCCATGATCTCGGGGTCCTGCGCGCCGAGCTTGAGGCCGTCGACGCCCTTCTTGGCGGCAAAGCGGACCCACTCGCGCGCGGTTTCCGGTGTTTGCGGACGCGTGCGATCCCAGCCTTCGCCGCTGAACGGGCGGTGGTACGAGAAGATGCGCGGCGCCACGATCTGGTTCTTCGCCGACAGCTCGCGCTGGTTGAGGTCCCAGTCCATCGACCCGCACGGCACGCCGCGCACGGTGGTCACGCCGTGCATCATCCACAGCTTGTAGACGTATTCCGGGTCGCGGGCCTGGCCGCCGCCGCAGTGCACGTGGGCGTCCACGAAGCCCGGCATCAGGAACATCCCGGTGCCGTCAATTTCCTTGGTGCCCTTGGCCGGGCGGTTCCGACCTGTGATCGGCACGCCGGGGAACCCGATGCTGGTCACTTCGGTGATGCGGTTGTCCTGCACCACGATGTCCATGGGCCCGCGCGGGGGCGCGCCGGTGCCGTCGATCACCGTGACCCCGCGGATCACCATGCGATCGAACGGACCCTCGCCGTCGCCCGGCTGGCGGGTCGGCGTCGGGCTCATCTGCTGGGCTGACAGCGATGCCGCGGCCACCACAAGGACCGCGCCAGTAAGAATTGAGCGCCACGTTCGCGACATTTCAGGCTCCTCCGGAAAGGCAAATTCTAACAGGAGAAGAGGAGGTCAGGAGAGTTCAATCTCGGCATGCCATGACACAATCGGCGCGCGTGCCCGGCTACATGATTGGGCAGAACAGGAAACGACGACGTGAGATCAGTCGGTGCGCAGCGCCGTCATCGGATCGATCCGCATGGCCCGTCGTGCGGGCACGAAGTTCGCCAGGCCGGCGGCAATGGCCATGGCCGTGAAGGCCAGGCCCCACGCGACCGGATCGAGCGGCTGCACCCCGTAGAGCAGGCCGCGGAGCGCGAACGCCACCACCGCGGCCAGGGCGCCGCCCACGATCAGCCCAATCGCCACAATCGAGAAGCCCTGGCGCATGACCATGCCCATGACCCGCTCCGGCCGGGCGCCAAGCGCCATGCGGACGCCGATCTCGCGGGTGCGCCGCGCCACCGAAAACGCGATCACACCGTAGAGCCCGATCGCCGCCAGCAGCGTGCCGAGGCCACCGAACGCCGTGGCCAGCATGGCGCCGACCCGCGCCGGCATCAGGCTGAGCCCCAGGTTCTGCTCCATGGTGTTCGCCGACGCGAACACCAGGCCCGGCTCCATCGACAGCAGCTCGCGCCGCAGGTCGTTGACCAGCGCCGTCGCGTCGCCATTGGTCCGCGCCAGCAGGAAGTTGTAGCGGCTCGCCCGCTGCGCCTCGGCGAAGTAGACGAACGGCGACGCCTGCTCGAGCACGCCGTGGCGCTTGTGATCGCGGCTGACGCCGACAATGCGGTAGGTGCGCTGGTTGGTCGGGTTCTGAAAGGTGTGCCCCACGGCCGACTCGTTCGGCCAGTACTTCCGCGCCATGGTCTCGTTGACCACGGCCACCTCCGGGCCGCCGGCGATGTCGGACGCCGCGACGTTGCGCCCCTCGATGACCGGCACGCCCAGCGTGGGCAGGTAGCCCGGAGACACCGCCACGTTCTCGATGATCTCGCCGCGCTGGCCTTCGGTGTAGGTGCGGTTGTCGATGCGCATTTCCTGCTGGTTGAAGTTGAACGTGAACGGCAGCGTCGGCGACACCAGCCCGGCCGACGTCACGCCCGGCATGGCGCCGACGCGCGCCAGCGCCTGGCGCCAGAACTCGAGGCCGCGCTCCGGCTCGTAGCGCACCATGTCGGTATCGACCGCAACGGCGGCCAGCCCTTTGGTCTCGAAGCCGACATCGGCGCGTTGTGAAGCGCCCAGGCTGCGCAGCAGCAGGCCGGCCACGACCAGCAGGACGGCGGTGAGCGCCACCTGCGTGACGACCAGCGCGTCGCGCAGCGCCCAGCGGCGGCCACCGACCTTGGTGGACGGGGCATCGCCCCGCAGGTCCGACACCAGGCTGGGCGACGACGCCTTGAGCGCCGGCAACAAGCCGGCCAGCAGGCCCGTGCCGACGGCGATGAGCAGCGAGAACGACAGCACGCGCGCGTCGATGCGGAGGTCGAAGGCGACGTTGACCGGCAGCGGCAACGGCATGGTCTGCATGCCCTGCACGAGCGCCCACGCGAGGCCGGTCGCGGCGACCGCGCCGAGGAGGCCCAGCAGCAAGCCCTCGACCAGCAGTTGCTGGATCAGCCGCGCGCGGCTGGCGCCAATCGCCAGCCGCACGCTGATCTCACGACGTCGCGCCGAGGCCCGGGCGAGCAGCATGCCGGCCACGTTCGCGCAGGCGATCAAGAGGACGAGCCCAACAATGCCCATCAGGCCCGCCGCGCCTGCCGAGAGCACGCCGCCGGCCTGCGGCACGAGCAGCCGCACGTCCTCGGTCGGCACCGCGGCCATCTTGCGGTCCTTGTTGGTCACCGGGTTGGCGGTCTCGAGCTGGGATCCGATCAACGCCACGTTGGCGTGTGCCTGCGCGACCGAAGTGCCGGGCTTCAGACGGCCCTTGATGAACATCCAGCGCATGCCGCGGCGCTCGAGGCGCCTCGTGCCGATCGGTGACGGCACCGAATCGGTGATGCCGGCGGGCTCCACTTCTTCCACGTGCTGCACGGGCAGCCACAGTTCAGGCGTCAGTAGCGGCACCACGCCCGTGAACGACGGCGGCGCCACGCCCGCAATGGTGTACGGCAGGCCGCGCAGCGTGAGGGACTTGCCGGCGATCGCCGGGTCGCCGCCGAACTCGCGCTGCCACATGTGATGGGAAATCACCACCACGCGCGCGGCCGACGGTGCATCGTCGGATGGCACGAGCAGCCGGCCGAGGAACGGCTGCACGCCGAGCAGCATGAAGTGATTGGAGGTGACCACCTGCCCGAGGGTGATGCGCGACCGGTCGCCCAGGCTGAGCGGCGCCATCATCGGGCTGTAGCCCATCATGTCGGTGAAGACCGTGTTCCGCGCCTTCAGGTCCTGGAAGTCGGCATACGACGAGGTCGCATACTCGTCACCGTCGCCGCCGGTGGTGAACACGTCCACCAGCGACCCCGGGTCGGTGACGGGCAAGGGACGAAACAGCAGGGAGTCCACCAGCGAGAACATCGCGGTGTTGACGCCCACGCCCAGGCCGAGCGACAGGATGGCGACCGCTGAGAAGCCGGGGCTCCTGGCCATCCACCGGAGCGCGTATCGAAGGTCCTTGAGGAGGGTTTCCACGTCTCCTTAGACGACGCCGGTGTACTGAAGTTCAGGTTTTGGTGCCAGAAGGCCGGCGCTTCAGTGCCGGCCCTCACGCCTTGCGATACCGCCGTCCCGCGCTGCCCGACATGCGCTTGACGATGCCCTTGGGGACGACGCCCATCAGCCAGAGCAAGAGCCTGTAAATGCGTCCGTTGACGAACACCGGGTCCCCGCGCATCACGGCCTCGTAACCCTCGCGGGCGACGTCGGCTGCGTTCAGCCACGCCATCTTCGGCACGCTGTGCATCTGCTGCCGGGTGCCGGTCACGTCATGGAATTCGCTGTAAGTGAAGCCGGGGCACACGGCCGTGACGTTCACGCCCTTCGACGCGTTCTCGGCGGCCAGCGCTTCCGAGAATCGGATCAGGAACGCCTTCGACGCGCCGTAGAGCGTATGCCCGGCCGGCGCCGGCACCAGGCCGGCCACCGAGGCGATGTTGATGACGCGGCCCCAGCCCCGCTCGATCATCGGCGGCAACAGGCGATACGTGAGGTCGCACACCGCGGTCATCATGATCTGCATGAATCGCTGGTGGTCTGCCCACGGCACGTTCACGTAGCTGCCCGGCACGCCGTAGCCGGCGTTGTTGATCAGGAAGTCGATCCGCAGTCCCTGGGCGCGCACGGCCTCGGCGATGCGCGCCGGGGCGTCCGGCTCCGCCAGGTCGGCGACGACAACGCAGGTGGGGATGCCGTGCCGTTGGGTCAGCTCTCGAGCGAGGTCGTCGAGCCTCTCCCGGCGCCGGGCAGTCAGCACCAGCCCGTAGCCCTTCGCCGCCAGCAACTCGGCGAACGCCTTGCCGATGCCCGCCGACGCGCCGGTCACCAGCGCGGTCTTGCCATCCCCTTCTCGTGCCATGCCCGAGTATAGAGGGGGTCCGGCTAAAGCCGGACGCAACATCGCCGCCGAAGGTTATGATGAGTGACCCCTGCCGGAGGAACCCAATATGCGCCTGACCCGTGTCCTGCTCGCCGTCGTCACTTCCGTCGCGTTGACGGGATGCATCAACAGCACCACCCTCATCAAGCTGAACGCCGACGGCAGTGGCACCGTGGAACAGACCACGCTGATGAACATGGGCGCGCTCAAGGCCATGGTGCCCGGCGCCGACAAGCAAATGGGCGGCGCCGTCGTCAACAGGGCCGACCTCGAACGCACCGCGGCCCGCATGGGCAAGGGCGTGCGGCTGGTATCGGCCGAACCGGCGAAGGGCGCGACCGGCTTCGAGGGCTCCAAGGCCATCTTCGCCTTCGACGACATCAACCAGGTCCAGGTGGCCCAGGGGCCCAGCATGAGCGGCGGCGTCGGCGGCAGCGTCCCGGCGGAGCCAAGCGCCAACGACCCGGTCAAGTTCAAGCTGACGCGATCGGGCGGCACCTCGACCCTGACGATTGCGTTCGTGGACAAGCCGGGCAACGTCAACGTGAACCAGGGCACCGACAGCGACATGCCCGACCTCACCAACCCGATGATGATGAACATGATCAAGAGCATGTTCGCGGGCTTCAAGATCAACATCGACCTCGAAGTGGCCGGCAAGATCGTGAAGACCAACGCCGAATACGTCACCGGGTCGCGCCTCACGCTCCTCGAAATGGACATGGAGGCGCTGCTCGCCGACGAAGCCAAGCTCAAGGCCCTGCAGGGCAAGCTGGGCGCCAACGCGTCGCTGTCGGCGGTGAAGCCCTACTTGAAGGACATCAAGGGCATCAAGATCGACGGTCCAACGATTAGCGTGGAATTCAAGTAGCGTTACTGTCCGGGCCAGCGGCCGGGCGTGTAAGCCACGCCCGCCGCTTCCATCTGCTGCTCGAACTTCTTCAACTCCGCTTCGAGCGCCCGGAGCTTCGTAATCTCGGCGGACAGCTCATCGAACGCAATGCCGTAGTTCAGCTGCTGCGTGCCGGTCGGCCCGCCCGACAGGCCGCGGGCGCCGGCCGCGGCGGAATTCACCC
This sequence is a window from Vicinamibacterales bacterium. Protein-coding genes within it:
- a CDS encoding dihydrodipicolinate synthase family protein, which translates into the protein MFDYLTGIYNITPTPFQPDGSLDEPSLRRLTEFTRGTGVNGMTILGVLGEADKLTEAERDRVTAIVIETAGAGFPICVGTTHAGTDGCIAYSRRAQELGAKAVMVAPPKLARTNDAALERHYLAVADAVDIPVVVQDFPPSVGGITMSVELIARLGASPRLAFLKLEDEPAPMKITQIRAASKDVKIFGGLGGMMFLEELRHGAIGTMTGFAFPEILVDIHRRFTAGDVDGATEVFYHFLPIIRFENQPRINLALRKHIYQLRGVITHSRVRAPFTPVDADTLKDLDDILARLDLLTGKPS
- a CDS encoding ABC transporter permease, translating into METLLKDLRYALRWMARSPGFSAVAILSLGLGVGVNTAMFSLVDSLLFRPLPVTDPGSLVDVFTTGGDGDEYATSSYADFQDLKARNTVFTDMMGYSPMMAPLSLGDRSRITLGQVVTSNHFMLLGVQPFLGRLLVPSDDAPSAARVVVISHHMWQREFGGDPAIAGKSLTLRGLPYTIAGVAPPSFTGVVPLLTPELWLPVQHVEEVEPAGITDSVPSPIGTRRLERRGMRWMFIKGRLKPGTSVAQAHANVALIGSQLETANPVTNKDRKMAAVPTEDVRLLVPQAGGVLSAGAAGLMGIVGLVLLIACANVAGMLLARASARRREISVRLAIGASRARLIQQLLVEGLLLGLLGAVAATGLAWALVQGMQTMPLPLPVNVAFDLRIDARVLSFSLLIAVGTGLLAGLLPALKASSPSLVSDLRGDAPSTKVGGRRWALRDALVVTQVALTAVLLVVAGLLLRSLGASQRADVGFETKGLAAVAVDTDMVRYEPERGLEFWRQALARVGAMPGVTSAGLVSPTLPFTFNFNQQEMRIDNRTYTEGQRGEIIENVAVSPGYLPTLGVPVIEGRNVAASDIAGGPEVAVVNETMARKYWPNESAVGHTFQNPTNQRTYRIVGVSRDHKRHGVLEQASPFVYFAEAQRASRYNFLLARTNGDATALVNDLRRELLSMEPGLVFASANTMEQNLGLSLMPARVGAMLATAFGGLGTLLAAIGLYGVIAFSVARRTREIGVRMALGARPERVMGMVMRQGFSIVAIGLIVGGALAAVVAFALRGLLYGVQPLDPVAWGLAFTAMAIAAGLANFVPARRAMRIDPMTALRTD
- a CDS encoding SDR family oxidoreductase, with translation MAREGDGKTALVTGASAGIGKAFAELLAAKGYGLVLTARRRERLDDLARELTQRHGIPTCVVVADLAEPDAPARIAEAVRAQGLRIDFLINNAGYGVPGSYVNVPWADHQRFMQIMMTAVCDLTYRLLPPMIERGWGRVINIASVAGLVPAPAGHTLYGASKAFLIRFSEALAAENASKGVNVTAVCPGFTYSEFHDVTGTRQQMHSVPKMAWLNAADVAREGYEAVMRGDPVFVNGRIYRLLLWLMGVVPKGIVKRMSGSAGRRYRKA